The window TGTCTTCAACCTTTTTTAAGGCTTCAGGTTTACCATAATGCTGAAGGTTAACAGCCTGTTTTTGAAGGCCTTTAATATCTGAGATCAATGTGCTCACCTTTGGATTTTGGTGAATTTGAGCTTCAGCACGCTTGAAGAAGTCTACCTCTTCTGTTTCGGCTATCATTTTTGCTAATTCTGCTGCGCGGGCAACGATATCATCTTTAGTGAATTTCGCCATTTAGTTCACCTCAACTAGCGGTATAGCCGAATCGGTTTCTACCACTATTTCCCCATTTAATGACCATGTTTTGGCCTCGTTTATTTTTACCTTTACAATTTTGCCAATTGAAGTTTTTGGAGCTCTGAAATTTACAAGTTTGTTTTTATCTGTATAACCAGCCAGAACCTCAGGGTTGTTCTTGCTTTCTCCTTCAACAAGAACTTCTACAATTTGGCCCTCATAATCTTTCAAAGCTTTCGCAGAAAGATCATTTACAAGTTTGTTCAGGCGCTGCAGCCTTGCCTTCTTCACTTCCATCGGTACATTATCCTGCATTTTTGCGGCAGGAGTTCCTTCCCTTGGAGAGTAAATAAAGGTATAAGCAAGCTCAAAGCCCACTTCCTCATATAATGACATTGTTTCTTCGAACTGCTCGTCGGTCTCATTCGGATACCCAACAATAATATCAGTAGTAAGAGCCACATTAGGAATAGCAGCCTTAATCTTCCTGACAAGTTCCAGGTACTGTTCCCGAGTATATTTACGAGCCATAATTTTCAAGACGTCTGTAGATCCTGATTGAACAGGGAGGTGTATATGCGGCATTAGGTTTCCGCCTTTTGCAAGAACCTCAATAAGCCGATCATCGAAATCCCTTGGATGGCTTGTGGTAAAACGCACCCTTGGAATATCGATTTTACGGATCTCATCCATCAAATCACCAAGCCCATACTGGATATCTTCAAAGTCTTTACCATACGCATTCACGTTTTGGCCTAGAAGGGTTACTTCCTGGTAACCTTGCGCTGCTAAATGGCGGACTTCCTGAATGATATCCTCTGGGCGTCGGCTGCGTTCTTTACCGCGTGTATACGGAACAATACAATACGTACAGAACTTATCACAGCCATACATGATGTTAACCCAGCCTTTGATATTCCCTCGGCGTACTTTGGGAAGATTCTCAATGACATCGCCTTCTTTGGACCATACTTCAACTACCATCTCTTTAGACATATAGGCTTCGTTTAGAATGTTTGGAAGTCGATGGATATTATGGGTACCAAAGATCATATCGATATGTTGATGCTTCTTAAGAATCCTGTTGACCACCGATTCTTCCTGGGACATGCAGCCACATACACCTATGAGCAAGTTAGGCTTTTCCATCTTTAATGCCTTCAGGTGGCCGATTTCACCGAATACCTTGTTTTCCGCATTCTCGCGGATTGCGCATGTGTTAAGAAGGATTACGTCCGCATCTTCGGTTTTGTCGGTCGGTTCATAGCCAAGGGCCATGAAGATACCAGCCATTACTTCTGTATCATGCTCGTTCATTTGGCAGCCATAGGTCCGTATGTAAAACTTCCTGCCATCTCCCATTCCTCTAAACTCCTCAGAAATGGTGAAGTCACTATGATATTTTACTTCTTCTTTGCCGCGTTTCTTTGCATCCTTCAAGGAAGGGGGTACAAAAACAGTTTCAAAGTACTTGCTGTAATCCTTGGCGGATTTTTTGTCCGTTGGATTAGCTTGGTTTGAATCTAAGCGTTGGTTTTCGTTCAATGGTTCAATGCCCCTTTCTTAATTTTATCAATTGATGATAAATTGGTGGTTGGAACAATTTTTTATCATTTTAATTGAATGAAATGACAAAATTTAATAAAATTGTGCACATTACTATAGTATAAATGGTTAATCGGCTTAAAACAATAGAAAATAGAAGTAGTCTGCGGTATCTGCCATTGTCCCTCACAAACAACCACCTAATTTGTAGGTCTGTCTACAAAGAGAGAGTTATGTTATTTTGATGGATAGGCAGTTGGAGGTTTTGACCAGAATGGGAGTTTTTCTAGAAGTGCCGCGGTTGAAGGAGAAATTTCGGTTAGGCTGACAAAACATGGGTTGAATGGGAAACCCAATTAATAACCACAGCGTTACGTTTTTTGTTTTCAATATAAAAAAGACCCCAAAAGCTAAGTTTTGGGGTCTTTCTATTGTTGCCCGGCAGCGTCCTACTCTCACAGGGGCTTACGCCCCAACTACCATCGGCGCTGAGAAGCTTAACTTCCGTGTTCGGGATGGGAACGGGTGTGGCCTTCTCGCCATAACTGCCAGACTATATGAGGGTTGTTCCCTCAAAACTGGGTAATCGTAAAGGAAGAATTAGAAGAACACGAAGCAATCAAATATGGTTAAGTCCTCGATCTATTAGTATCAGTCAGCTCCACACGTCGCCGCGCTTCCACCTCTGACCTATCAACCTGATCATCTTTCAGGGATCTTACTTCTTGCGAATGGGAAATCTCATCTTGAGGGGGGCTTCATGCTTAGATGCTTTCAGCACTTATCCCGTCCGCACATAGCTACCCAGCGATGCCTTTGGCAAGACAACTGGTACACCAGCGGTGCGTCCATCCCGGTCCTCTCGTACTAAGGACAGCTCCTCTCAAATTTCCTGCGCCCACGACGGATAGGGACCGAACTGTCTCACGACGTTCTGAACCCAGCTCGCGTACCGCTTTAATGGGCGAACAGCCCAACCCTTGGGACCGACTACAGCCCCAGGATGCGATGAGCCGACATCGAGGTGCCAAACCTCCCCGTCGATGTGGACTCTTGGGGGAGATAAGCCTGTTATCCCCGGGGTAGCTTTTATCCGTTGAGCGATGGCCCTTCCATGCGGAACCACCGGATCACTAAGCCCGACTTTCGTCCCTGCTCGACTTGTAGGTCTCGCAGTCAAGCTCCCTTGTGCCTTTACACTCTGCGAATGATTTCCAACCATTCTGAGGGAACCTTTGGGCGCCTCCGTTACATTTTAGGAGGCGACCGCCCCAGTCAAACTGCCTGCCTGACACTGTCTCCCACCCCGATAAGGGGTGCGGGTTAGAATTTCAATACAGCCAGGGTAGTATCCCACCGACGCCTCCACCGAAGCTGGCGCTCCGGCTTCTCAGGCTCCTACCTATCCTGTACAAGCTGTACCAAAATTCAATATCAGGCTGCAGTAAAGCTCCACGGGGTCTTTCCGTCCTGTCGCGGGTAACCTGCATCTTCACAGGTACTATAATTTCACCGAGTCTCTCGTTGAGACAGTGCCCAGATCGTTACGCCTTTCGTGCGGGTCGGAACTTACCCGACAAGGAATTTCGCTACCTTAGGACCGTTATAGTTACGGCCGCCGTTTACTGGGGCTTCGATTCAGAGCTTCGCGTGAGCTAACCCCTCCTCTTAACCTTCCAGCACCGGGCAGGCGTCAGCCCCTATACTTCGCCTTGCGGCTTCGCAGAGACCTGTGTTTTTGCTAAACAGTCGCCTGGGCCTATTCACTGCGGCTCTTCAGGGCTATGAACCCTAAAGAGCACCCCTTCTCCCGAAGTTACGGGGTCATTTTGCCGAGTTCCTTAACGAGAGTTCTCTCGCTCACCTTAGGATTCTCTCCTCGCCTACCTGTGTCGGTTTGCGGTACGGGCACCTTTCATCTCGCTAGAGGCTTTTCTTGGCAGTGTGGAATCAGGAACTTCGGTACTAAATTTCCCTCGCTGTCACAGCTCAGCCTTCACGGGAAGTGGATTTGCCTGCTTCCCAGCCTAACTGCTTAGACGCACATGTCCAATAGTGCGCTTACCCTATCCTCCTGCGTCCCCCCATTGCTCAAACGATGAAGAGGTGGTACAGGAATATCAACCTGTTGTCCATCGCCTACGCCTTTCGGCCTCGGCTTAGGTCCCGACTAACCCTGAGCGGACGAGCCTTCCTCAGGAAACCTTAGGCATTCGGTGGATGGGATTCTCACCCATCTTTCGCTACTCATACCGGCATTCTCACTTCCAAGCGCTCCACAAGTCCTTCCGGTCTTGCTTCGACGCCCTTGGAACGCTCTCCTACCGCGGACACCATAAGGTGTCCACCCACAGCTTCGGTGATACGTTTAGCCCCGGTACATTTTCGGCGCAGAGTCACTCGACCAGTGAGCTATTACGCACTCTTTAAATGATGGCTGCTTCTAAGCCAACATCCTGGTTGTCTAAGCAACTCCACATCCTTTTCCACTTAACGTATACTTTGGGACCTTAGCTGGTGGTCTGGGCTGTTTCCCTTTTGACTACGGATCTTATCACTCGCAGTCTGACTCCCACGGATAAGTCTTTGGCATTCGGAGTTTGTCTGAATTCGGTAACCCGATGGGGGCCCCTAGTCCAAACAGTGCTCTACCTCCAAGACTCTTACAACGTGAGGCTAGCCCTAAAGCTATTTCGGAGAGAACCAGCTATCTCCAAGTTCGATTGGAATTTCTCCGCTACCCACACCTCATCCCCGCACTTTTCAACGTGCGTGGGTTCGGGCCTCCAGTAGGTGTTACCCTACCTTCACCCTGGACATGGGTAGATCACCTGGTTTCGGGTCTACGGCCACATACTCATTCGCCCTATTCAGACTCGCTTTCGCTGCGGCTCCGCTTTTTCAGCTTAACCTTGCATGGGACCGTAACTCGCCGGTTCATTCTACAAAAGGCACGCCATCACCCATGAACGGGCTCTGACTACTTGTAGGCACACGGTTTCAGGATCTTTTTCACTCCCCTTCCGGGGTGCTTTTCACCTTTCCCTCACGGTACTGGTTCACTATCGGTCACTAGGGAGTATTTAGCCTTGGGAGATGGTCCTCCCGGATTCCGACCGGATTTCACGTGTCCGGCCGTACTCAGGATCCACTCAGGAGGGAACGAAGTTTCGACTACAGGGCTTTTACCTTCTACGGCTGGCCTTTCCAGGCCTCTTCACCTACCCCGTTCCTTTGTAACTCCATGTTGAGTGTCCTACAACCCCGAAAGGCAAGCCTTTCGGTTTGGGCTATATCCCGTTTCGCTCGCCGCTACTTGGGGAATCGCGTTTGCTTTCTCTTCCTCCGGGTACTTAGATGTTTCAGTTCCCCGGGTATGCCTTCAATACCCTATGAATTCAGGTAAAGATACTATCCCATTACGGATAGTGGGTTTCCCCATTCGGAAATCTCCGGATCAAAGCTCACTTACAGCTCCCCGGAGCATATCGGTGTTAGTCCCGTCCTTCATCGGCTCCTAGTGCCAAGGCATCCACCGTGCGCCCTTTCTAACTTAACCTAAAAGGTTTGTTCACTCTATTAAATAGAGAGAAAACTAAAATGGCGATCACTCGGTTCTTCTTGGTTACTTCTTTTTACGATTATCCAGTTTTCAAGGAACAAGGCTGCTGACTTCAATCACATCATGATTGAACATCAGAGCGTTACTTCGTGCTGCCTTGCGACGAGCTGAGGAAAACATCCTCGAACTACTGCGGCGCAGGAGCAAAGAAATAAAGTTTTGAAGGTTTCTCAATAGAAAATGAGAAGGTTGCTCCCTCAAAACTAAACAAACAAGCGGTCAACATCACAGTTCGTAAGAACTGAGTTCCGATTGCCACAAAGGGCAATATCCTTAGAAAGGAGGTGATCCAGCCGCACCTTCCGATACGGCTACCTTGTTACGACTTCACCCCAATCATCTGTCCCACCTTAGGCGGCTGGCTCCAAAAGGTTACCCCACCGACTTCGGGTGTTACAAACTCTCGTGGTGTGACGGGCGGTGTGTACAAGGCCCGGGAACGTATTCACCGCGGCATGCTGATCCGCGATTACTAGCGATTCCGGCTTCATGCAGGCGAGTTGCAGCCTGCAATCCGAACTGAGAATGGTTTTATGGGATTGGCTTCACCTCGCGGCTTCGCTGCCCTTTGTACCATCCATTGTAGCACGTGTGTAGCCCAGGTCATAAGGGGCATGATGATTTGACGTCATCCCCACCTTCCTCCGGTTTGTCACCGGCAGTCTCCCTAGAGTGCCCAACTGAATGCTGGCAACTAAGGACAAGGGTTGCGCTCGTTGCGGGACTTAACCCAACATCTCACGACACGAGCTGACGACAACCATGCACCACCTGTCACTCTGTCCCCCGAAGGGGAACGCTCTGTCTCCAGAGTTGTCAGAGGATGTCAAGACCTGGTAAGGTTCTTCGCGTTGCTTCGAATTAAACCACATGCTCCACCGCTTGTGCGGGCCCCCGTCAATTCCTTTGAGTTTCAGCCTTGCGGCCGTACTCCCCAGGCGGAGTGCTTAATGCGTTTGCTGCAGCACTAAGGGGCGGAAACCCCCTAACACTTAGCACTCATCGTTTACGGCGTGGACTACCAGGGTATCTAATCCTGTTTGCTCCCCACGCTTTCGCGCCTCAGCGTCAGTTACAGACCAGAGAGCCGCCTTCGCCACTGGTGTTCCTCCACATCTCTACGCATTTCACCGCTACACGTGGAATTCCGCTCTCCTCTTCTGCACTCAAGTCCCCCAGTTTCCAATGACCCTCCACGGTTGAGCCGTGGGCTTTCACATCAGACTTAAAGGACCGCCTGCGCGCGCTTTACGCCCAATAATTCCGGACAACGCTTGCCACCTACGTATTACCGCGGCTGCTGGCACGTAGTTAGCCGTGGCTTTCTGGTCAGGTACCGTCAAGGTACCGGCAGTTACTCCGGTACTTGTTCTTCCCTGACAACAGAGCTTTACGACCCGAAGGCCTTCTTCGCTCACGCGGCGTTGCTCCGTCAGACTTTCGTCCATTGCGGAAGATTCCCTACTGCTGCCTCCCGTAGGAGTCTGGGCCGTGTCTCAGTCCCAGTGTGGCCGATCACCCTCTCAGGTCGGCTACGCATCGTTGCCTTGGTGAGCCATTACCTCACCAACTAGCTAATGCGCCGCGGGCCCATCTGTAAGTGACAGCCGAAACCGTCTTTCAGCTTCCCGACATGTGTCAGAAAGGATTATCCGGTATTAGCACCGGTTTCCCGGTGTTATCCCAGTCTTACAGGCAGGTTGCCCACGTGTTACTCACCCGTCCGCCGCTAAAGTTTTAAAAGCAAGCTTTTAAAACCCCGCTCGACTTGCATGTATTAGGCACGCCGCCAGCGTTCGTCCTGAGCCAGGATCAAACTCTCCAATAAAGAGTGAGTGATTAGCTCATAAAATAAAACGTTGGCTGATGACCGAAGCCATCATAAAATAATTGTTTGTTGACGCTTGTTTGTTTAGTTTTCAAAGAGCAACTTTATTAGTATATAACTCACATCGCTTTTTGTCAACAACTTTTCTTAGTTGTCTTTCAGCGACATTTAATATAATAACATTTATGAAGTGCATAAGTCAATAAGTTTTTTTATTTCCTTCTGCATTTTTTCACCGGCTGACGAATCAGCTAAATCAATATACCATCTTTACTCAGATATACACAATACATAAATATTTCCATTACAGAAGTTTTTTTAATAAACCATTGAGTACAAAAGTATCCTCTTACTCCTTCTTCCATTTTCCCAAGCAAGATAAAAACAAAAACACCCTGACCAATTTCTCAATCGGACAGGGTGTAATATAAATTATAGAGTTGTAAATACTATTACATAAACTCGGCGACTAACTTATCGAAATGCGCTTGATCAAGGTTAAGGTCCGCCTCAGCTAGTGGTTCAGCAGAATAGCCATTGATCAGCTCCTGATAAGAAGAGCGCTCAGTGTTTTGATAGATGAGGCCTGTTACGAGTCCGTTATGCTGCATAAGTGTCTGCATCGCCTGTTCGCGGTTGTGCGGGTCGTAACCTTCAATATCACTAAGTTTGGTCAGATTTTCTTTGAACCAGTCATATGTGTTGACTTTGTTATATGTTACACATGGACTGAAAACATTGATTAATGAAAAACCTTTATGCTTAATGCCTGCTTCGATTAGAGCGGTCAAATCCTTCAGGTCAGTCGAGAAGCTTTGGGCAACAAAAGTCGCGCCTGCAGTCAAAGCCATTTCCATTGGAGCAATTGCTTGTTCAATCGAACCCATTGGAGTTGATTTCGTTTTGAAACCTGTAGCCGACCTTGGTGAAGTTTGCCCTTTAGTCAAACCATAGATTTGGTTGTCCATGACAATGTAGGTAATGTCGATGTTACGGCGGATAGCATGGATTGTATGTCCCATCCCAATCGCAAACCCGTCGCCATCACCACCTGAAGCCAATACTGTCAGATCACGGTTAGCCATCTTTACTCCCTGGGCGATAGGTAGACAACGCCCATGGATTCCATGGAAACCATAGGAATTTATATATCCGGAAATTCGGCCCGAGCAGCCAATACCGGAAACTACAGCAAGTTGTTCAGGCTCAAGGCCAACATTTGCAGCTGCGCGTTGAATTGCAGCCTGAACAGAGAAGTCGCCACATCCTGGGCACCAGTTTGGTTTTACATTATTCCGGAATTCCTTAAATGTTGCCATTTAGAACAACTCCTTGCTTTTTGTGTAGATTTCATTAGGAAGGAACGGGTTTCCATCATACTTTAACAGCTTGAACATCTTTTCGGCATGCCCTACGTTCATCTTCATAATGTTTGCTAGCTGGCCAGTCGCATTGTTCTCAACAACCATAACTCTTTTCGCCGAACGGACAAGCGGAAGGATTTCATCTACTGGGAACGGATGGATTAGGCGAACATGTGCATGGTTTACTTTTTGGCCTTCAGCTGACAAGCGGCCCATTGCTTCTTCAATGGCTCCTCTTGTTGAGTTGAAACCTACAATTAACAAATCTGCTTCTTCATGTGGCGCGTTGACATATATAGGTGTATTGAAGCGAACTTTAGAAACCTTTCGGAAACGCTTATCCATTTGAGCAATCCTGTTAGCTGCTGATTCAGAAGGTTTGCCAGTTTCATCATGTTCAACACCTGTTACATGGTGGATACCATTTTTCACGCCTGGAATGACACGTGGTGATACTCCATCTTCTGTTACTTCATAGCGCTTAAAATAGCCTTTATTTTCAATTTCAGGAAGGTCTTCCGAAACTAGTTTGCCCCGGCGGATTTCTACCTTGCCGAAATCGAGTGGCTCAACAGTCTGTTTTCCGAGTGAAAGCTGAAGGTCGGAAAGAACGATAACCGGGCATTGATATTCTTCTGCAAGGTTGAAAGCTTCTGCAGTATCATAAAAAGCTTCTTCTACAGTACTTGGGGCAAATACGATTTTTGGAATTTCTCCATGAGTTCCATAAATCATTTGCATCAAGTCTGACTGTTCTTGTTTAGTGGGAAGGCCTGTGGAAGGTCCCCCACGCTGGGTGTCAACAATAACTATTGGAGTTTCTGTAATCCCGGCAAGCCCGATTGCTTCCATCTTTAATGATAGGCCAGGGCCAGCGGAAGCAGTAATTGCCCGGACACCTGCATAGTTGGCTCCAATTGCCATCGTGGCAGCTGCTATTTCATCTTCCGTCTGGATGACGGTGCCGCCCAAAGCAGGCAGTTTCTTGATTAGGTATTCCATAATCTCAGAGGCAGGTGTAATAGGATAGGCTGCCATAAAGCGGCATCCTCCGGCTACAGCACCTAATGCGATTGCATCGTTGCCGATCATGAACATTCTCTTTTTGCCATCTGCTTTTTCAAGCTGCATTGTACGAATTCCTTCAAGCTGTTCAGTAATGAAATCATGGCCAGCCTGAATCGCTTGCATGTTCTTCGCTACTACCTGATCGCCTTTACGGCCAAAAATCTCACGAACTACTTCTTCAAAGACTGTAATGTCCAGATCAAGGACTGCAGTTGTTGCACCTATTGCAACCATGTTCTTCATTAGAGAGGTGCCAAGTTCAGTAGCGATTTCAGTAAACGGAACCGAGTACATGACTGCCTGTGTATCCTCAGGCTTCACAGGTTTAAACTTTGCATCAGCAATGATTACGCCATTGCTATGTAACTCTTTGTAGTTTAAGTCGATTGTTTCCTGATCAAAAGCTACCAATATATCAAGATCATCGGAGATGGATCTGATTTGGGTAGTACTTACTCTGATTTTGTTGTTTGTATGGCCGCCTTTAATCCTTGATGAAAAGTGACGGTAGCCATACAAGTAGTAACCAAGCCTGTTTAATGCGATTGAAAAAATCTCTCCCGTACTTTCAATACCTTCCCCTTGCTGTCCTCCAACTTTCCAGGAAAGTTGATTAATCATCCTTTACACCCCTTTGGATATGTAAAAAAATAATAGTTCATATCTTACAACTGAAGTGTAGCACTTTTTCAGATAATTCACTAGAAATCCGCTTGAAATTAAGCGTTTGCATTTCCATTCAAAAAAATCTGGCAGGTACTAAACGGTTTTAATTCTAGACCTATGTGACAAAAATTGCAACACTTTGAGGCATAATATTGTCTAAAATTTGAATATTTTTTAAAAGTGAGATTTATAGACCAATATTTTTGCCTATTTTTAAAGAGTTATCTGCAGATGCATTGATTTTATAAGGTTATTTCGGCAGCCTCGTTTCCATGTTTTTATATAAAAATTTCCAAACTTGTATTTCAGAATAGTGTTTTTGTAGTTCATTAATTAAATTTTCGTATTCAAATGCTGTGGAAAGCCCTTCTACGGTCTTATCAATCCCATCAAAATCCGAGCCAAACCCAATATGGTCTTCCCCTCCAAGAGAACAAATGTGATCAAGGTGGCGAAGTACATCGGTAATCGTTGCCTTACCTGCTTTACTAAGAAAATAAGGAACAAACGTAAGCCCCATTACTGTATCTTCTCTAATGATCGCTCTAATTTGGTCATCTTTTAGATTCCGTGGATGAGGGCATTTTGTAAATGCGTTTGAATGAGATGCCATTGGAAAATCTGCAAGCTCCATAACATCCCAAAATCCTCTCTCAGATAGATGTGATACATCGCACCATGTGTTGGTTTGATTCAAGAGCCCGACAACTTCACGCCCGAACGGAGTAAGTCCTCTACCACGGGATTCCATGGCTCCATCAGCAACGGCATTGGCCCAGTTCCATGTTAGCCCTACTGAAGAAACCCCCATATCCAGTAATATCTTTAATTTATTGAGATCCTTTCCAATTGAATCGCAGCCTTCAAGCGAGAGCATTGCCCCCATCTGATTTTCCTTTAAAGAATTTAGGGCCGCTAGGTCTTTTACATGAACAACCATCGAATTATCAATAACTTTCTCGTGAAATATCCGAGCCATGTCCTTTGCTGCCTCAAACGCCTTTTCTCCTCTTAGTTCCGGCGGTACAAAAATAGCGAAAACCTGAAGCTTAATACCCGCCTCTTTCATTCCATCTAAATTGGCCTGAAGCTTTTCAGAATCCTTAAATTGAATTGAAGGATCCTCATACATTTTTAAAAGCACATCACAATGGGCATCAAATACTGCCATCCGTTCCGCCTCCTCTAATTGTCATTGAGTTTCCTCATAAAAAAACCTGCTTGAGTGGTACAAGCAGGCTTGGCTTTAGTTTACCGGTCTGACATACAGTTAATTTAATTATTACCTTGGCTCTACAATCAATTTTATGGCAGTCCGTTCTTCACCGTCAATCAGTATATCGGTAAATGCAGGGATGCAAATCAAATCGACACCGCTAGGTGCTACAAATCCTCGTGCGATCGCTACTGCTTTTACCGCCTGGTTTAATGCGCCTGCACCAATTGCCTGGATTTCCGCCATTCCTCTTTCGCGCAGAACCCCGGCAAGCGCACCAGCTACAGAATTAGGATTAGATTTTGCTGAAACTTTTAATATTTCCATTCCTAGCTCCTCCTCGTATAATCCCGATCCCGCATGAGCAGCTCATGGACAGTTCAGGTATATATCTTTCCATTGTTACTATATTCACGGCAATTGGGACATATTCCCGCAAGGAGGATTTTTGTCATCTTTCTTAGCTATAGAGTGGATGATCGGGATTTATCAGGATGCGATTAATCTTCTTTGCTTTTCCAGATTTTCGGTCAAGCTCCATTAAAACAGCCGACAGCTGCACCGGGCCTTCTTTCGGCACTTCGAAGCGGGCTGGCATAGAATTTAAGAAACGCTTAATGACTACATTTTTCTCCATACCGAGGATTCCGTCGTAGGGACCCGTCATGCCTACATCTGTTATATAAGCAGTCCCACCTGGCAGGATACGGTTATCCGCTGTCTGAACATGGGTATGTGTCCCAACAACAGCAGACACCCTTCCAGCAAGATACCATCCCAT is drawn from Bacillus sp. FJAT-18017 and contains these coding sequences:
- the miaB gene encoding tRNA (N6-isopentenyl adenosine(37)-C2)-methylthiotransferase MiaB is translated as MNENQRLDSNQANPTDKKSAKDYSKYFETVFVPPSLKDAKKRGKEEVKYHSDFTISEEFRGMGDGRKFYIRTYGCQMNEHDTEVMAGIFMALGYEPTDKTEDADVILLNTCAIRENAENKVFGEIGHLKALKMEKPNLLIGVCGCMSQEESVVNRILKKHQHIDMIFGTHNIHRLPNILNEAYMSKEMVVEVWSKEGDVIENLPKVRRGNIKGWVNIMYGCDKFCTYCIVPYTRGKERSRRPEDIIQEVRHLAAQGYQEVTLLGQNVNAYGKDFEDIQYGLGDLMDEIRKIDIPRVRFTTSHPRDFDDRLIEVLAKGGNLMPHIHLPVQSGSTDVLKIMARKYTREQYLELVRKIKAAIPNVALTTDIIVGYPNETDEQFEETMSLYEEVGFELAYTFIYSPREGTPAAKMQDNVPMEVKKARLQRLNKLVNDLSAKALKDYEGQIVEVLVEGESKNNPEVLAGYTDKNKLVNFRAPKTSIGKIVKVKINEAKTWSLNGEIVVETDSAIPLVEVN
- a CDS encoding 2-oxoacid:ferredoxin oxidoreductase subunit beta, with product MATFKEFRNNVKPNWCPGCGDFSVQAAIQRAAANVGLEPEQLAVVSGIGCSGRISGYINSYGFHGIHGRCLPIAQGVKMANRDLTVLASGGDGDGFAIGMGHTIHAIRRNIDITYIVMDNQIYGLTKGQTSPRSATGFKTKSTPMGSIEQAIAPMEMALTAGATFVAQSFSTDLKDLTALIEAGIKHKGFSLINVFSPCVTYNKVNTYDWFKENLTKLSDIEGYDPHNREQAMQTLMQHNGLVTGLIYQNTERSSYQELINGYSAEPLAEADLNLDQAHFDKLVAEFM
- a CDS encoding 2-oxoacid:acceptor oxidoreductase subunit alpha translates to MINQLSWKVGGQQGEGIESTGEIFSIALNRLGYYLYGYRHFSSRIKGGHTNNKIRVSTTQIRSISDDLDILVAFDQETIDLNYKELHSNGVIIADAKFKPVKPEDTQAVMYSVPFTEIATELGTSLMKNMVAIGATTAVLDLDITVFEEVVREIFGRKGDQVVAKNMQAIQAGHDFITEQLEGIRTMQLEKADGKKRMFMIGNDAIALGAVAGGCRFMAAYPITPASEIMEYLIKKLPALGGTVIQTEDEIAAATMAIGANYAGVRAITASAGPGLSLKMEAIGLAGITETPIVIVDTQRGGPSTGLPTKQEQSDLMQMIYGTHGEIPKIVFAPSTVEEAFYDTAEAFNLAEEYQCPVIVLSDLQLSLGKQTVEPLDFGKVEIRRGKLVSEDLPEIENKGYFKRYEVTEDGVSPRVIPGVKNGIHHVTGVEHDETGKPSESAANRIAQMDKRFRKVSKVRFNTPIYVNAPHEEADLLIVGFNSTRGAIEEAMGRLSAEGQKVNHAHVRLIHPFPVDEILPLVRSAKRVMVVENNATGQLANIMKMNVGHAEKMFKLLKYDGNPFLPNEIYTKSKELF
- a CDS encoding dipeptidase; the protein is MAVFDAHCDVLLKMYEDPSIQFKDSEKLQANLDGMKEAGIKLQVFAIFVPPELRGEKAFEAAKDMARIFHEKVIDNSMVVHVKDLAALNSLKENQMGAMLSLEGCDSIGKDLNKLKILLDMGVSSVGLTWNWANAVADGAMESRGRGLTPFGREVVGLLNQTNTWCDVSHLSERGFWDVMELADFPMASHSNAFTKCPHPRNLKDDQIRAIIREDTVMGLTFVPYFLSKAGKATITDVLRHLDHICSLGGEDHIGFGSDFDGIDKTVEGLSTAFEYENLINELQKHYSEIQVWKFLYKNMETRLPK
- the spoVS gene encoding stage V sporulation protein SpoVS translates to MEILKVSAKSNPNSVAGALAGVLRERGMAEIQAIGAGALNQAVKAVAIARGFVAPSGVDLICIPAFTDILIDGEERTAIKLIVEPR